One window from the genome of Paramisgurnus dabryanus chromosome 20, PD_genome_1.1, whole genome shotgun sequence encodes:
- the tmem87b gene encoding transmembrane protein 87A has translation MAAVSHQCTHSSSSLLCFISFLLIGSSLDGVDCSPETGVWTETVLNTSRPLFLRKSMYKDTDIALKVTSFGCPEKLTFNIQWYLKYYPCHNQYNNAEELYEKTPQIRGASLDPIPLAQGEYIQHMYKAISCNSNMNIFPMLNKSKAVPKDLRPPAMDGELQAESFTSSPDAGTYKAKDNVIATTWRDGPYLLVVAVQQSKQDVNWNLTFSVVMKGTHGYLSVTDWPLMIFYMVMCVVYILYALLWFVWSSCYWKDLLRIQFWIACVIFLGMIEKAVFCAEYQNTNSVGSASQGLLIFAELVSALKRTLARLLVIIVSLGYGIVKPRLGMVMHRVVGLGVLYFGFAAIEGVLRITGAKDSDLALLANIPLALLDSSLCWWIFVSLAQTIKTLKLRRNPVKLSLYRHFTNTLIFAVLASIIFMVWTTKKFQLADCQSDWMELWVDDAFWRFLFSIILLVIMFLWRPSANNQRYAFTPLIDDSDDEEIEEFLVPANLADGIKLRAAKTETNGTAKPATPNPDEDLKWVEENIPTSLTDVALPVLLDSDEEIMTTKYEMSKME, from the exons ATGGCGGCCGTTAGCCACCAGTGTACACACAGCTCGAGCAGTTTGCTGTGTTTTATATCATTTCTGTTAATCGGTTCATCATTAGATGGTGTGGACTGCTCTCCTGAGACGGGTGTGTGGACTGAGACAGTGCTAAAT ACCTCAagacctttatttttaagaaagtcCATGTACAAGGACACAGACATTGCATTGAAAG TGACATCTTTTGGTTGTCCTGAGAAATTGACTTTTAACATACAGTGGTATTTGAAGTATTACCCATGTCACAATCAATACAACAATGCAGAG GAACTGTATGAAAAGACGCCTCAAATTCGAGGTGCGAGTTTGGACCCGATACCTTTGGCACAGGGAGAATATATTCAGCACATGTACAAAGCAATATCCTGCAACAGCAACATGAACATCTTTCCTATGCTCAAT AAATCCAAAGCAGTGCCTAAAGACTTAAGACCACCTGCAATGGATGGCGAGTTACAG GCAGAGAGTTTTACAAGTTCACCTGATGCTGGCACCTATAAAGCAAAg GATAATGTGATTGCTACAACCTGGAGAGACGGGCCCTACCTGCTTGTGGTCGCGGTTCAACAAAGCAAACAGGATGTCAACTGGAATTTAACCT TCAGCGTTGTGATGAAGGGAACTCATGGTTATCTCTCGGTCACTGACTGGCCTCTCATGATT TTTTATATGGTTATGTGTGTGGTGTACATACTGTATGCTCTGCTGTGGTTCGTCTGGTCTTCCTGTTACTGGAAAGATCTCCTGAGGATCCAGTTCTGGATTGCATGCGTCATCTTTTTAGGCATGATAGAGAAGGCCGTCTTCTGTGCCGAATATCAGAACACTAACAGCGTGGGCTCAGCAT CTCAGGGTCTGCTGATCTTTGCTGAGCTCGTCTCTGCTTTGAAGAGGACACTCGCCCGTCTGCTGGTCATCATTGTCAGTCTGGGCTATGGAATTGTCAA GCCCCGTTTGGGTATGGTCATGCACAGAGTGGTGGGACTGGGCGTGCTGTACTTCGGCTTTGCCGCCATAGAGGGCGTTTTGAGGATCACGGGG GCTAAAGACTCTGATTTGGCTTTGCTGGCCAACATTCCTCTGGCTCTGCTTGATTCCTCTCTTTGTTGGTGG ATATTTGTCAGCCTGGCACAAACCATTAAAACTCTAAAACTCAGAAGAAATCCAGTGAAATTGTCTCTGTACAGACACTTCACCAACACGCTCATCTTTGCCGTTCTCG CATCCATCATTTTTATGGTCTGGACCACAAAGAAGTTTCAGTTAGCAGACTGCCAGTCG GACTGGATGGAGTTATGGGTGGATGATGCCTTCTGGAGGTTCCTCTTCTCCATCATTCTGCTGGTCATCATGTTTCTGTGGAGGCCGTCTGCCAACAACCAAAG GTATGCATTCACACCTCTCATCGATGACTCTGATGACGAGGAGATTGAAGAGTTCCTGGTGCCTGCAAATCTAG CTGATGGGATCAAATTAAGAGCAGCTAAGACAGAAACCAATGGAACAGCAAAGCCAGCAACACCTAATCCG GATGAAGACTTGAAGTGGGTGGAGGAAAATATTCCCACCTCTCTGACTGATGT AGCTCTTCCTGTTCTTCTGGACTCAGATGAG GAGATCATGACTACAAAGTATGAAATGTCTAAAATGGAGTGA